A single Novipirellula galeiformis DNA region contains:
- a CDS encoding redoxin domain-containing protein — translation MESSSNSRPHEGAHGDVNADDRATDAGHSFHGEAFNEGPRQRAVKASGMAKIHFPTSTQSDEAQQFFEQGVAQLHGFLYLEAERSFRQAAKADPELAIAYWGMAMANANNPKRARGLIDEAEQKKDKGADKREKLYIEAHARYLPKFGDDAPEDDVDAKRKRAERYIADLEKLLHEYPEDIEAKAFLVLRIWLSDREGVKLASRHAVNALLSEIFAVDPMHPAHHYRIHLWDSAHPKSALESSAKCGPSMPGVAHMWHMPGHIYSKLHRYADAAWQQEASARVDHAHIAQAGLIPDQIHNFAHNNEWLIRNLLFIGRINDAVDQAKNLVSLPQHPRYNTLKKRGSYKYGRERLLQSFTEYGLWDELIQHSGGFYLPFTSDAVQEEELLGWLAVAHFRTGKAGRGAKTLRTLIRRRIALETQLLDLADKSAAKNSKADKQESGSDDDSGKEAEPAEKAVTAEELRSHLKALRPIIARASAAGATHRKEPEKVKTLAEKAKLDALIKAQWLADAGDVESALEITKSERKKREGQVRPVAILVDLLWRNGEKDEAKKQFETLRTLAADADIDTPMLNRLRHIAKFAGVQGDWRIKREPAKDLGERPPLESLGPFRWEPNQASSWEAKLPDGTPTHSKELSGRPRLVVFYLGFGCLHCMEQLHALSPKLEAFQEAGIEIIAISTEDSETLTTGIDDFDKPISIPLIADPEHAVFKSYRCWDDFEDQPLHGTFLIDSNDRVRWQDIGYEPFMDVDFLLEESQRLLTLP, via the coding sequence ATGGAGTCGTCATCCAATTCTCGTCCGCATGAGGGGGCACACGGCGATGTCAACGCCGACGATCGTGCTACCGACGCGGGGCACAGCTTTCATGGGGAAGCGTTCAACGAGGGACCCCGGCAACGCGCGGTGAAGGCTTCGGGGATGGCGAAGATTCACTTCCCGACGTCGACCCAGTCCGACGAGGCTCAGCAGTTTTTCGAGCAAGGTGTCGCTCAATTGCACGGGTTTTTGTACCTCGAAGCCGAGCGATCGTTTCGACAAGCCGCCAAGGCCGATCCCGAGCTCGCTATCGCCTACTGGGGCATGGCGATGGCCAATGCGAACAATCCAAAACGTGCCAGAGGATTGATTGATGAAGCTGAGCAGAAGAAGGACAAAGGCGCCGACAAACGTGAGAAGCTTTACATCGAAGCGCACGCTCGCTACTTGCCAAAATTTGGCGATGACGCCCCCGAGGATGATGTCGACGCCAAACGGAAACGCGCGGAGCGTTACATCGCTGATCTTGAGAAACTCTTGCACGAGTATCCCGAAGACATTGAAGCCAAGGCGTTTTTGGTCCTGAGGATCTGGCTCTCCGATCGTGAAGGCGTGAAATTGGCCAGCCGGCATGCGGTCAATGCATTGCTAAGCGAGATTTTTGCCGTCGATCCGATGCATCCTGCGCATCACTACCGAATTCATTTATGGGATTCTGCGCATCCGAAGTCGGCGTTAGAGTCGTCGGCAAAATGCGGTCCCTCGATGCCGGGCGTCGCCCACATGTGGCATATGCCGGGGCATATCTATTCCAAACTTCACCGTTATGCTGACGCGGCGTGGCAACAAGAAGCATCGGCGCGAGTGGATCATGCTCATATCGCCCAAGCGGGATTGATACCGGACCAAATTCACAATTTTGCGCATAACAACGAGTGGCTCATTCGCAACCTGCTGTTCATCGGTCGCATCAATGATGCGGTCGACCAAGCTAAAAATCTGGTCTCGCTTCCTCAACACCCACGCTACAACACGCTCAAGAAACGTGGCAGCTACAAGTACGGGCGCGAACGCTTGCTGCAATCGTTTACGGAGTACGGTTTGTGGGATGAATTGATCCAACACTCGGGTGGCTTCTATTTGCCGTTCACGTCCGACGCGGTTCAGGAAGAGGAGTTGCTGGGGTGGTTGGCGGTGGCTCATTTCCGTACGGGTAAGGCGGGTCGTGGCGCGAAAACGCTCCGCACGCTGATTCGTCGCCGAATCGCCTTGGAAACCCAGTTGTTAGACCTCGCGGACAAATCGGCTGCCAAAAACAGCAAAGCCGACAAGCAAGAGTCTGGATCCGATGACGACAGCGGCAAGGAAGCGGAGCCGGCCGAGAAAGCAGTGACCGCCGAAGAGCTACGCTCGCATCTGAAAGCATTGCGGCCGATCATCGCCCGTGCGTCCGCGGCGGGCGCCACCCACCGCAAAGAACCCGAAAAGGTCAAAACGCTTGCCGAAAAAGCAAAGCTCGATGCATTGATCAAAGCGCAATGGTTGGCGGATGCGGGGGACGTGGAATCAGCCTTGGAGATCACAAAATCGGAGCGAAAGAAACGTGAAGGCCAAGTTCGTCCCGTGGCAATTTTGGTCGACCTGTTGTGGCGAAATGGCGAGAAAGACGAAGCGAAGAAACAGTTTGAGACGCTGCGTACGCTGGCTGCCGATGCGGACATCGATACCCCCATGCTGAATCGACTCCGTCACATTGCAAAATTCGCTGGAGTGCAAGGCGATTGGCGGATCAAACGCGAACCGGCAAAGGACCTTGGCGAACGCCCGCCACTAGAGTCGCTTGGCCCTTTTCGTTGGGAACCCAATCAAGCTTCTTCCTGGGAAGCCAAATTGCCCGATGGCACACCGACCCACAGTAAAGAACTCAGCGGACGTCCACGCTTGGTCGTCTTCTATCTCGGCTTTGGTTGCTTGCACTGCATGGAACAATTGCACGCGCTCTCACCCAAGCTAGAGGCGTTCCAGGAGGCGGGAATCGAGATCATCGCGATCAGCACCGAAGACTCGGAAACCCTAACGACCGGAATCGACGATTTCGACAAACCAATTTCGATTCCCTTGATTGCCGATCCCGAACACGCCGTATTCAAGTCGTACCGGTGCTGGGACGATTTCGAAGACCAGCCGTTACACGGCACTTTTTTGATTGATTCTAATGATCGTGTTCGTTGGCAGGATATCGGCTACGAACCGTTCATGGACGTCGATTTCTTGTTGGAAGAATCACAGCGGTTACTGACATTGCCTTAG
- a CDS encoding acetylxylan esterase encodes MLPCTRISFSLTFCLATLGSVCTSVLAETPRVFTAERKPADHRLDELRTLNGYFPFKVVSSKQQWETRAAEIRRRILVSQGLWPLPTKTELNAVVHGRVEREDYVVDRVFFESIPGHFVTGSLYRPKGKQGPFPAVLSPHGHWKDGRMYDAGEAGVKQQIEIGGEKFEVGGRHPIQARAVQLARMGCIVLSYDMTGEADAIQLAHRPQQWSHLDTAKDWGFFSVQADLRLQNMMGLQTWNSVRAIDFLLQLDDVDPTRIGVTGASGGGTQSMIVAAIDERIAAAMPCVMVSTEMQGGCTCENASLLRIDQGNIDIAAAIAPRALGLTAADDWTLRLETKGYPELRDLYTMLGVPGHLTAVFHTQFQHNYNYVNRAAMYAFFNQHFKLGHETIEERDFTPLSIDEATVWTQSHPRPSDDQIGDVHEINLLKRMTADSDQIMHSLLPKNAAELAEFRRVVGGAWETILGRRYDQVGTVSFDVTTQTQQSGLTMDAGTLTHQEAREQIPMIDIYDPQTPLAGVMILLSDHGKSAAFRDGNVNEAVMKWTAKGYRVLVADLFGQGEFQDFGIPADSQRMWYQQTGTVGWQLYSGFTHGYNHPLFVQRTHDVLSLVKYASTLVAPPQIRMIGVGTTGGPIAIAATSQLGNHSIGQTIIDSAGFSFSSLTEHSDPMFVPGAVKYFGMDGLLALSAPHRVTVIGQPPATFVNDAYHAAGEPERFRQVERFNAIADFILDEF; translated from the coding sequence ATGCTCCCATGCACTCGGATTTCGTTCTCGCTGACGTTTTGTTTGGCAACCCTGGGTTCGGTCTGCACCAGCGTGCTGGCGGAAACCCCACGCGTGTTCACCGCCGAGCGAAAACCCGCCGATCATCGCTTGGATGAGTTGCGGACGCTCAATGGCTACTTTCCCTTCAAAGTGGTCTCGTCGAAGCAGCAATGGGAAACACGCGCTGCCGAAATCCGACGACGCATTCTGGTCTCGCAAGGGCTGTGGCCGCTGCCGACCAAGACCGAGCTCAATGCGGTCGTCCATGGACGCGTCGAACGCGAGGATTACGTGGTCGATCGTGTTTTCTTTGAGAGCATCCCGGGGCACTTTGTGACCGGTAGCTTGTACCGACCCAAAGGCAAACAAGGGCCATTCCCAGCGGTGCTCTCGCCGCATGGCCATTGGAAAGACGGCCGCATGTATGACGCGGGTGAAGCGGGAGTCAAACAGCAGATTGAGATTGGAGGCGAAAAATTCGAGGTCGGAGGACGCCATCCGATTCAAGCCCGGGCGGTTCAGTTGGCGCGGATGGGATGCATCGTGCTCTCGTACGACATGACCGGCGAAGCCGATGCGATCCAATTGGCTCATCGCCCTCAGCAGTGGTCGCACCTCGATACAGCCAAAGATTGGGGGTTCTTCAGCGTTCAAGCCGACCTGCGACTGCAAAACATGATGGGGCTGCAAACGTGGAACTCGGTGCGTGCGATCGATTTCCTGCTCCAATTGGATGATGTCGATCCCACACGGATCGGAGTGACCGGAGCTAGTGGCGGAGGCACGCAATCGATGATCGTCGCGGCCATCGATGAACGCATCGCTGCGGCGATGCCATGTGTGATGGTTTCGACCGAGATGCAAGGAGGTTGTACGTGCGAGAACGCCTCACTACTGCGAATCGATCAAGGCAACATCGATATCGCAGCCGCGATCGCACCGCGGGCGCTTGGCTTGACGGCGGCCGACGATTGGACTCTCCGTTTGGAAACCAAAGGCTATCCCGAGCTACGCGACCTCTACACCATGCTTGGGGTTCCCGGTCACTTGACCGCGGTGTTTCATACTCAATTCCAGCACAACTACAATTACGTCAATCGTGCCGCGATGTACGCGTTTTTCAACCAGCATTTCAAGCTGGGCCACGAAACGATTGAAGAGCGAGACTTCACTCCGCTTTCGATCGACGAGGCGACCGTTTGGACGCAATCGCATCCGCGTCCAAGCGATGACCAAATCGGCGACGTGCACGAGATCAACTTGCTCAAACGCATGACCGCTGACTCGGATCAAATCATGCATTCGCTGCTGCCAAAAAACGCGGCCGAACTGGCGGAGTTCCGCCGTGTGGTCGGAGGGGCGTGGGAGACCATTCTGGGACGCCGATATGATCAAGTCGGAACCGTTTCCTTTGACGTCACCACGCAAACCCAACAATCCGGATTGACCATGGATGCGGGAACGTTGACCCATCAGGAAGCTCGTGAACAGATCCCGATGATCGATATTTATGATCCCCAAACGCCGCTCGCTGGCGTCATGATTCTGTTGTCGGACCATGGCAAATCCGCTGCGTTCCGCGATGGCAACGTCAACGAAGCGGTCATGAAGTGGACCGCAAAAGGCTACCGCGTGTTGGTGGCGGATCTATTCGGACAAGGTGAATTTCAAGATTTCGGCATCCCCGCGGACTCACAACGGATGTGGTACCAGCAAACCGGGACGGTCGGTTGGCAGCTTTATTCGGGATTCACTCATGGATACAACCATCCTTTGTTTGTCCAACGCACTCATGACGTTTTGTCGTTGGTGAAGTATGCCAGCACGCTTGTGGCTCCACCGCAGATCCGAATGATCGGAGTGGGGACAACGGGCGGACCGATCGCAATCGCAGCGACGAGCCAATTGGGGAATCATTCGATCGGGCAAACGATCATCGATTCCGCCGGGTTTTCATTTTCGTCGTTAACCGAGCACAGCGATCCGATGTTTGTTCCCGGCGCGGTGAAGTATTTTGGCATGGATGGTTTGCTCGCCCTCTCGGCTCCGCATCGGGTGACCGTCATCGGCCAACCTCCTGCGACGTTTGTGAACGACGCGTATCACGCGGCCGGCGAACCCGAGCGATTTCGACAAGTCGAGCGATTCAATGCGATCGCCGATTTTATTCTGGATGAATTCTAG
- a CDS encoding DUF6797 domain-containing protein encodes MIRFAFLVFFACFCAPALTLHAELLRRAEPLEQQLKNVDSGFLASEVQQRGDARRGAIVFFKSAAGCVNCHSSGDQMSPLGPNLAELGTELTDQYLVESLLFPSRHIRKGFETFTVLTVDGQVHVGLIASEDDDKITMRLASDLTNDFVLPQDEIEGIKKNDKSMMPDGLIASLKEQREFLDLARYVIEVARGGKTRAAQLRPSPEELKVKDDSVDLNHAGIIGRFGSRDFEAGKAIYHGYCFDCHGSDGNTPALSTARAFGTEKLKFGANPYEMFMTLTKGNGLMAPMSHLTPKERYQVVHYIREAFMKGNNPDYVKVTPTFLQSLPKGEKNGTEIENVERDFGPALASQLRRDFRSVLNVKLGEITIAYNLHSMDQADLWSGFLDLSETQHVRPRGEGTADPDGESISELAGWRWGHGGTLDYSREGFLPRGPIPAKWMDYRGHYLHHDRVTLSYTIDGREILESPTIAASDVIAHEFQIGAGEELILCVAQNADEASAVVAGDADGTTLTTDSENRLVLRIPADTQSRVLQLFRTAGRDQAKLKTIAGSFKATADLVSLTKGGPTLWPEEPKTVGYRGLEQGGYALDTLTIPGSTPWNTWFRTTSLDFLSDGRMVLATHGGDVWIVSGIDDDLLELKWKRFAGGLYEPFGVKVVDDQIYLTCKDRLTRLHDQDGNGEADFYESFCADIDVSTNFHAFNFDLQTDDDGNFYYSKSGHGADFSLPGAVFKISPDGKHREVLSTGFRTPNGLGSMPGGRITASDNQGQWVPASKVILLKKGGFYGWVPTYSIPGKWAPDGGNIDIKKVVAPESVDPPLVFIPQEVDNSSGGQIWVDDKRFGPLSNHLLHTSFGRGWMSYLMIQDFDDVSQAALVNLPFDFSTGIMRGRVNPVDGQVYATGLQGWNGGGRIGLEEKGIQRLRYTGRHYPMITDASVQADGLTLKFNFELDPKVATDVNAYDVKQWNYLWSKNYGSKQYSVKTGEVGVDDVPIESVVLDDSGTSVKLKIANLQPADQVHVILHVRGRDGEAFKEEIYWTINRVPDAKK; translated from the coding sequence ATGATCCGCTTTGCTTTCCTTGTGTTTTTCGCTTGTTTCTGTGCGCCTGCACTGACCCTGCACGCTGAATTGTTAAGACGAGCCGAGCCGCTCGAACAACAGCTCAAGAACGTTGATTCTGGTTTTCTGGCCAGCGAAGTTCAGCAGCGGGGTGATGCTCGCCGCGGGGCGATCGTCTTTTTTAAATCGGCCGCAGGGTGCGTGAATTGCCATAGCAGCGGCGACCAAATGTCTCCCTTGGGACCGAATCTCGCCGAATTGGGAACCGAGTTAACGGATCAGTATCTCGTCGAATCGCTGCTTTTTCCCTCACGGCACATTCGCAAGGGGTTTGAAACCTTCACGGTGTTGACGGTCGACGGACAGGTTCACGTGGGTTTGATCGCCAGCGAAGATGACGACAAAATCACGATGCGATTGGCAAGCGATCTGACGAACGATTTCGTCTTGCCGCAAGATGAGATTGAAGGCATCAAAAAGAACGACAAGTCGATGATGCCCGATGGGTTGATCGCATCGCTAAAGGAGCAACGTGAGTTTCTCGATTTGGCGCGTTATGTGATCGAAGTGGCTCGGGGAGGCAAAACGCGCGCCGCCCAATTGCGTCCTTCGCCCGAAGAGCTGAAGGTGAAAGACGATTCGGTCGACCTCAATCATGCCGGGATCATCGGACGCTTCGGATCACGCGACTTCGAAGCGGGCAAAGCGATTTATCACGGCTATTGTTTCGATTGTCATGGCAGTGACGGAAACACCCCTGCGCTATCGACCGCACGCGCGTTTGGTACGGAGAAACTCAAGTTTGGTGCCAATCCGTATGAGATGTTCATGACGTTGACCAAGGGCAACGGCTTGATGGCACCGATGTCTCATTTGACCCCCAAAGAACGCTACCAAGTGGTGCATTACATCCGCGAAGCGTTCATGAAGGGCAACAATCCCGATTACGTCAAAGTGACGCCCACGTTTTTGCAATCGTTGCCCAAAGGGGAAAAGAACGGGACGGAGATCGAGAACGTCGAGCGTGACTTTGGTCCCGCGTTGGCGTCCCAACTTCGCCGTGATTTCCGCAGTGTGTTGAATGTGAAGTTGGGCGAAATCACGATCGCTTACAATTTGCACTCGATGGATCAAGCCGATCTTTGGAGCGGTTTCCTTGATCTGAGCGAAACGCAACACGTTCGTCCGCGTGGCGAAGGGACTGCGGATCCCGATGGTGAATCGATTTCGGAACTGGCCGGTTGGCGTTGGGGGCACGGTGGCACGCTCGACTACTCTCGCGAAGGCTTTCTGCCTCGCGGGCCGATTCCAGCGAAGTGGATGGACTACCGTGGCCATTACTTGCACCACGACCGCGTGACGCTGAGCTACACGATCGACGGGCGTGAAATTTTAGAGTCGCCGACGATCGCCGCTAGCGACGTCATCGCGCACGAGTTCCAAATCGGTGCGGGTGAGGAACTGATCCTGTGTGTCGCACAAAATGCGGACGAGGCATCTGCCGTCGTCGCCGGTGATGCTGATGGAACCACGTTAACGACCGACTCCGAGAACCGGCTCGTGTTGCGGATTCCCGCGGACACCCAATCACGCGTGCTGCAATTGTTTCGCACCGCAGGCCGCGACCAAGCAAAACTGAAAACGATTGCCGGCTCCTTCAAGGCGACGGCGGATCTTGTCTCGTTGACCAAGGGGGGCCCAACGCTTTGGCCCGAGGAACCCAAGACGGTCGGTTATCGTGGTCTCGAGCAAGGCGGCTACGCGCTGGACACGTTGACCATTCCTGGATCCACCCCCTGGAACACTTGGTTTCGCACCACCTCGCTCGATTTCCTCTCCGATGGACGGATGGTCTTGGCGACTCACGGCGGCGATGTCTGGATCGTCTCGGGAATCGATGACGACCTGTTGGAATTGAAATGGAAGCGTTTTGCCGGGGGACTCTATGAGCCATTTGGTGTCAAGGTTGTCGACGACCAAATCTATCTCACTTGTAAAGATCGGTTGACGCGACTGCACGACCAAGACGGCAATGGCGAGGCAGACTTTTACGAAAGTTTTTGTGCTGACATTGACGTCTCGACTAACTTTCATGCCTTCAATTTTGATCTGCAAACCGACGATGACGGCAACTTCTACTACTCCAAGAGTGGTCACGGTGCCGATTTTTCGCTCCCCGGTGCCGTCTTCAAAATCTCGCCCGATGGCAAGCATCGCGAAGTGTTGTCGACCGGTTTCCGCACCCCCAATGGCCTTGGCAGCATGCCGGGCGGGCGCATTACCGCTAGCGACAATCAAGGGCAATGGGTCCCCGCTTCGAAAGTGATCTTGTTGAAAAAAGGCGGTTTCTACGGCTGGGTTCCCACCTATTCGATCCCTGGAAAATGGGCACCCGATGGAGGCAACATCGATATCAAGAAAGTGGTTGCTCCCGAGTCGGTTGACCCGCCGTTGGTGTTCATCCCACAAGAAGTGGACAATTCGTCGGGCGGCCAAATTTGGGTCGATGACAAACGTTTCGGGCCACTGTCAAACCATCTTTTGCACACCAGTTTTGGTCGCGGATGGATGTCGTACCTGATGATCCAAGATTTCGATGACGTGAGCCAAGCGGCGCTAGTGAATTTGCCCTTTGACTTCAGCACCGGGATCATGCGGGGACGCGTCAATCCCGTCGATGGGCAAGTCTACGCCACGGGATTGCAAGGCTGGAACGGAGGCGGACGTATTGGCTTGGAGGAAAAAGGGATCCAGCGTCTTCGCTACACCGGTCGGCATTATCCGATGATTACCGACGCTTCGGTGCAAGCGGATGGATTGACGTTGAAATTCAACTTCGAACTTGACCCCAAAGTTGCCACCGACGTGAATGCCTATGATGTGAAGCAGTGGAACTACCTGTGGAGCAAGAACTACGGCTCGAAACAATACTCGGTCAAAACCGGCGAGGTGGGTGTCGATGACGTCCCGATCGAATCGGTGGTGCTCGATGACAGTGGCACGTCGGTGAAACTGAAAATCGCCAACTTGCAACCGGCCGATCAAGTGCACGTTATCCTGCACGTACGTGGTCGCGACGGAGAGGCGTTTAAGGAAGAGATTTACTGGACGATCAATCGCGTGCCTGATGCGAAGAAGTAA